The segment TCAAGGGCATGTCCAAGCCGGTCGTGGCCTACCTGGCCGGCAAGGCGGCCCCTCCGGGCAAGCGGATGGGGCATGCCGGGGCGATCATCGAGCGCGGTCGGGGGACCTTCGAGTCAAAGGTCAAGGCCCTCGAGGCCGGCGGGGCGGCCGTGGCCGAGCTCCCATGGCAGGTACCGGAGCTGCTGAAGGAGAAGCTGGGGAAGTAGGGCCGGCGCGGGTTCGCGGCTCCCGAATGCCCAGCATAGCATCGAGACAAGCGAACCGGATCACTGACCCGGTTCGTTTCCTTTCTAAACCGGTCGCGCGCTCCCTTGATTTCCCTGGCCGTCCAAAACCTCGGCAAAAAGCCCGCCGCTGCGGGGCGGGCCACGCTTGGCGCGATTGGAGGCCTCATTTCGCGGCGGTCACGATCTCGCAGAGCAGGAATCCTTGGCAACAGCGAGAATGTTCCCGTATCGGTCCAGCGGTCAGACCGGTGGTCGGCCAGCGGCCGGGCCAGCGGGGAAGCGGCGCCTCTCAGCCATCCCCGGTTGCCGGCGGCGACCGACCACTCGAAAGGCAGCACAGCAGGCGCCAGTGAGTTGCAGCTCTGTTTGGGCTTCTCTGACCACACGTGGACCGCTTTTTCGTTTCCCGATTATCCGGCCCTTGGCTCCAATCTCGCACGCGGAGGGAGTACCATGACTGCTGACGTCAAGAAGACGGCGCCCGCCGACGCCAAGAGGAAGATGACCGTCCCCGAGATCATGGCCGCCAAGGCCCAGGGTCGCAAGCTGACCATGGTGACGACCTACGACTTCGCCTTCGCCAACGTGGTCGATCGGGTGGACATCGACATCATTCTGGTTGGAGACTCCGGGGCCATGGTCAACCTGGGGTACCCGAACACCCTGCCGGTCTCCATGGACGAGATGCTGGTCATGGCCAAGGCGGTGGCCAGGGGAGCCAGGAACACCTTCATCATCGGCGACATGCCCTTCCTGTCCTATCAAGTCAGCCAGGAGAAGGCGATGGAGAACGCCGGCCGCTTCCTGAAAGAGGCCGGGATGGATGCGATCAAGCTCGAAGGCGGGCGCCGGGTCGCCCTGACGGTCAAGGCCATGGTCGAGGCGGGCATCCCGGTGATGGGCCACATCGGCCTTACCCCGCAGAGCTTCTCGCAGCTGGGCGGGTTCAAGGTCCAGGCCAAGAGCGGCGCCGCGGTCAAGGAACTGATCGATGACGCCCTGGCCCTCCAGAAGGCCGGGGTCTTCGCGATCCTCCTGGAGGCCGTCCCGGCCGAGGTCGGCAAGATCGTCACCGACGTGCTCGACGTGCCCACCGTGGGCATCGGGGCCGGACCGGGGACGAACGGCCAGGTGCTGATCCTCCACGACCTGCTCGGGCTGTTCGGCGGGTTCCTCCCCAAGTTCGTCAAGCAGTACGCCAATCTGGCCGCCGATGCCGGGGACGCGCTGGCCAGGTACTGCAGTGAGGTCAGGGGTGGCCAGTTCCCGCAACCCGAGCAGACCTACGGGATCAAGCCGGAGCAGGTCGAGGAGATCCTTCGCGAGCTCCGCCGGGACGGCTATATCAAGTAGTTCCGCCGCTGAAAGGTGGCCGAATCCATGTTCGAAGACAAGCTTTCCGCCGGGGCCAAGGCCTTCGGCAGCTCCGCTCTGGCCGGCATCTTCGCCCTCCTCGAGGAGCCGGACCTGATCTCTTTTGGCGGAGGCTTTCCCGACCCGAGCTGGTTCATCCCCGAGATCGCTGAGATCACCAGCCAGGTCCTGGCCACCGACGCCGGGAAGGCCCTGCAATACTGCACGGTGCCGGGGATCAGGCCCCTCCGCGAGTTCCTCGCCGAGCGCTCCGTCAAGATGGGGATCAAGGGCCTCGAGGCTCCCAACGTCCTCATCACCGCCGGCTCCCTGCAGGGGTTGGACCTGGTCTGCCGGGTCTTCCTAAACCCCGGGGACGTCGTCATCACCGAGGGCCCGACCTACGTCGGAGCGATCGAGTGCTTCCACTGCCATCAGGCCCGGGTCGAGACGGTCCCCCTGGATGACGACGGGGTCGACCTGCAGGCCCTCGACGACCTGCTCCGCCGGCTCGAACGCGAAGGCAAGCCGGCCAAGCTCTTCTACACCGTCCCCAGCTTTCAGAACCCGAGCGGAGCGACGATGTCCGACGAGCGCCGCCGGAAGCTGGTCGAGACGGCCTCCCGGCACGGCCTGCCCGTCGTCGAGGACAACGCCTACTCCGAACTCTGCTACGAGGGCGCGCCGCCCCCGGCGATCAAGGCCTTCGACCAGGAGGGGCTGGTGATCAGCCTCGGCACCTTCTCGAAGATCTTCGCCCCCGGCGTCCGGCTGGGCTGGATCATCGCCTCCCCCGACCTGATCGAGCGGTTCATCCTCTTCAAGCAGATCGCCGACCAGTGCTCGGGGTCCCTCGGCCAGGTCAT is part of the Bacillota bacterium genome and harbors:
- the panB gene encoding 3-methyl-2-oxobutanoate hydroxymethyltransferase, translated to MTADVKKTAPADAKRKMTVPEIMAAKAQGRKLTMVTTYDFAFANVVDRVDIDIILVGDSGAMVNLGYPNTLPVSMDEMLVMAKAVARGARNTFIIGDMPFLSYQVSQEKAMENAGRFLKEAGMDAIKLEGGRRVALTVKAMVEAGIPVMGHIGLTPQSFSQLGGFKVQAKSGAAVKELIDDALALQKAGVFAILLEAVPAEVGKIVTDVLDVPTVGIGAGPGTNGQVLILHDLLGLFGGFLPKFVKQYANLAADAGDALARYCSEVRGGQFPQPEQTYGIKPEQVEEILRELRRDGYIK
- a CDS encoding PLP-dependent aminotransferase family protein, coding for MFEDKLSAGAKAFGSSALAGIFALLEEPDLISFGGGFPDPSWFIPEIAEITSQVLATDAGKALQYCTVPGIRPLREFLAERSVKMGIKGLEAPNVLITAGSLQGLDLVCRVFLNPGDVVITEGPTYVGAIECFHCHQARVETVPLDDDGVDLQALDDLLRRLEREGKPAKLFYTVPSFQNPSGATMSDERRRKLVETASRHGLPVVEDNAYSELCYEGAPPPAIKAFDQEGLVISLGTFSKIFAPGVRLGWIIASPDLIERFILFKQIADQCSGSLGQVMALECGRRGLIETQIARSVEALKVKAAATLKAIEDYFPPGSEHTVPVGGFYTWVTVDERLDLHTLMPRIVKEVRVGYVTGTVFYPDGRGRRQARLSYSLPPVELIPVGLKRLGEFLSEELARA